The Deinococcus sonorensis KR-87 genome includes a window with the following:
- a CDS encoding thiamine pyrophosphate-dependent dehydrogenase E1 component subunit alpha yields the protein MTTPTPASTEPADPRLAGTFSLLAPDGTPRRPELLPLGPEVLRLYRQMRRARLFDDRALVLQRQGRLGVYPLFGGMEATQVGAVLALDTARDWLAPTYRGTGCALAYGLPMHKVILSWRAHPDGFRMDPQQRLLPFYVPIGNQLPHAAGIALAERRRAEREGHDASVVLAFVGDGGTSEGDFHVGLNFAGVYRAPAVFVIENNGWAISTPTSRQTAAATLASRGEGYGMPAVRVDGNDLLAVHHVTAEAVARARAGEGPTLIECVTYRVMPHTSSDDPARYRDEAEGELWRTVLAPARRLRAYLDRAGLWDDEQEQALAAEVEQELRDALVQADAAPGLEPWQILDHVYAEPTPDLLEQQAELRALYPQRGAGQ from the coding sequence ATGACCACACCGACTCCAGCCTCCACCGAGCCCGCTGACCCGCGTCTGGCCGGCACCTTCAGCCTGCTGGCGCCGGACGGCACCCCTCGCCGTCCCGAGCTGCTGCCGCTTGGTCCGGAGGTGCTGCGGCTGTACCGCCAGATGCGCCGCGCCCGCCTCTTCGACGACCGCGCCCTGGTGCTGCAGCGGCAGGGTCGGCTGGGCGTGTACCCGCTGTTCGGCGGCATGGAGGCCACCCAGGTGGGCGCGGTGCTGGCGCTGGACACGGCCCGAGACTGGCTGGCCCCTACCTACCGCGGCACCGGCTGCGCGCTGGCCTACGGCTTGCCGATGCACAAGGTGATCCTCAGCTGGCGCGCCCACCCGGACGGCTTCCGGATGGACCCGCAGCAGCGCCTGCTGCCGTTCTACGTGCCGATCGGCAACCAGCTGCCGCACGCGGCCGGCATCGCGCTGGCCGAACGCCGCCGCGCCGAGCGGGAAGGCCACGACGCCTCGGTGGTGCTGGCCTTTGTGGGCGACGGCGGCACCTCCGAGGGCGACTTCCACGTGGGCCTGAATTTTGCCGGCGTGTACCGCGCCCCGGCGGTGTTCGTGATCGAGAACAACGGCTGGGCCATCAGCACGCCCACCTCGCGGCAGACGGCGGCGGCCACGCTCGCCTCGCGCGGGGAGGGCTACGGCATGCCGGCGGTGCGGGTGGACGGCAACGACCTGCTGGCGGTGCATCACGTGACCGCCGAGGCCGTGGCGCGGGCGCGGGCGGGGGAGGGCCCCACCCTGATCGAGTGCGTGACCTACCGGGTGATGCCGCACACCTCCAGCGACGACCCGGCCCGCTACCGCGACGAGGCCGAGGGCGAGCTGTGGCGCACCGTGCTGGCGCCGGCCCGGCGGCTGCGCGCGTACCTGGACCGGGCCGGGCTGTGGGACGACGAGCAGGAGCAGGCGCTGGCCGCCGAGGTGGAGCAGGAGCTCCGGGACGCGCTGGTGCAGGCGGACGCCGCGCCGGGCCTGGAGCCCTGGCAGATTCTGGATCACGTGTACGCCGAGCCGACCCCGGACCTGCTGGAGCAGCAGGCCGAACTGCGGGCGCTGTATCCCCAGCGTGGGGCGGGCCAGTGA
- a CDS encoding IclR family transcriptional regulator: protein MLSTVERAFQVLHLFTPLEPVWGATAVAGRLQVPKSCAHELLQTLVHLGVLDRLPRGQFRLGALNLLGALNAGHPWLPAARWAMHELARLSGEAAHLSVVQGGTLLHLEGVQAAGEPWPASRPARVPPQCSAMGKVLLCAWPWPDVERLIERQGLAGLTVNSIVTPDELQTELQRIRERGYAYDMEEAFPGVCCIAAPLRGPAGEVLAAISVSAPTDHFYQHKSRWRALLLEVCDHASRTLATPALAGA, encoded by the coding sequence ATGTTGAGCACTGTCGAACGGGCCTTTCAGGTGCTGCATCTGTTCACGCCGCTGGAGCCGGTCTGGGGCGCGACCGCCGTGGCGGGCCGGCTGCAGGTGCCGAAGTCCTGCGCCCACGAGCTGCTGCAGACCCTGGTGCATCTGGGTGTGCTGGACCGCCTGCCCCGGGGACAGTTCCGGCTGGGGGCGCTCAACCTGCTGGGCGCCCTGAACGCCGGCCACCCCTGGCTGCCGGCGGCCCGCTGGGCGATGCACGAGCTGGCCCGCCTGAGTGGCGAGGCCGCCCACCTAAGCGTGGTGCAGGGCGGCACCCTGCTGCACCTGGAAGGGGTGCAGGCGGCCGGAGAGCCCTGGCCGGCCAGCCGGCCCGCCCGGGTGCCGCCGCAGTGCAGCGCGATGGGCAAGGTGCTGCTGTGCGCCTGGCCATGGCCGGACGTGGAGCGGCTGATCGAGCGGCAGGGCCTGGCCGGGCTGACCGTGAACTCCATCGTGACGCCGGATGAGTTGCAGACCGAACTGCAGCGCATCCGCGAGCGCGGCTACGCCTACGACATGGAGGAGGCGTTCCCCGGCGTGTGCTGCATCGCCGCGCCGCTGCGCGGCCCGGCCGGCGAGGTATTGGCGGCCATCAGCGTGTCGGCCCCCACCGACCACTTCTACCAGCACAAGAGCCGCTGGCGTGCCCTGCTGCTGGAGGTGTGTGACCACGCGTCTCGGACGCTGGCCACCCCAGCCCTGGCCGGCGCCTGA
- a CDS encoding putative bifunctional diguanylate cyclase/phosphodiesterase, with product MPERSLSLLPPWTHRVWRTLDPTLLLLLLTCLIHLLWTVLWPTLGAAPLFSDLLLVPPFVLSGVLLWRTARSFEGRVAQGWRLFALGVFSWAAGQLTYAGLDTLTTFKPYPSLADLGYLGLIPCFALGLWRLGGLRNGRPLDPRLLLDAAMLGLVLVSLYWTLLLGPSLAHQRGTAWQLTIALSYPLGDLALLLLAVLTVLWRPHGTLATRFPALGAGLLLLLGADAVYQTQAVQQIYDASSPMNVLWSFAALALGLWATLSRRSAQARSAGAPPGVAWASMAETTLGLFPSLGFLVSLWLALVAAQRPDAQAKGAMVGAVLLAVLGLLRQLLSFQRERQLRRQLQQQASHDALTGVLSRGEVPAHLAQAIAAAQATGSCMAVLFIDLDRFKRINDAFGHRVGDRMLVEAAGRLGRCIRPHDSAARMGGDEFVVILNRLRDAQEAGLVAQRILHALSRPITLDDQGFALTASVGIAVCPDDGTQAETLMHHADLAMYQAKHRGRNTHHYYSETLRTDVQPQLKIEAHLLGALERGEFQLYYQPLVDLQTGAVRSLEALLRWHSPALGPVSPADFIPLAEACGLIRELGSWVLRQAAVQVGVWRAAGYPNLSVAVNISPLQFEHPEFIAEVAALLDEEQLPGQALTLELTEGTLIQDLQATTAKLERLQALGLRVALDDFGTGYSSLSYLRRLRVDILKIDRSFVRSLDSEGPAFAEMILQLARHLGVQTVAEGIEQEDQRDLLARLGCDLGQGYLFARPLPVSALEDLLAASAQPR from the coding sequence TCAGCGACCTGCTGCTGGTGCCGCCCTTTGTGCTGAGCGGCGTGCTGCTGTGGCGGACTGCCCGCAGCTTCGAGGGCCGCGTCGCCCAGGGCTGGCGGCTCTTCGCGCTCGGCGTCTTCAGCTGGGCGGCCGGGCAGCTGACGTACGCCGGCCTGGACACCCTCACCACGTTCAAGCCATATCCGTCGCTGGCGGATCTGGGCTACCTGGGCCTGATTCCGTGCTTTGCGCTGGGCCTGTGGCGGCTGGGGGGCCTGCGCAATGGCCGCCCCCTGGACCCACGGCTGCTGCTGGACGCCGCCATGCTCGGCCTGGTGCTGGTCAGTCTGTACTGGACGCTGCTGCTGGGTCCCAGTCTGGCGCACCAGCGCGGGACTGCCTGGCAGCTGACCATTGCCCTGAGCTATCCGCTGGGCGACCTGGCGCTGCTGCTGCTGGCGGTGCTGACGGTGCTGTGGCGGCCTCATGGAACCCTGGCCACCCGCTTCCCGGCGCTGGGTGCCGGTCTGCTGCTGCTGCTCGGCGCCGACGCGGTGTATCAGACACAGGCGGTCCAGCAGATCTATGACGCCAGCAGCCCCATGAACGTGCTCTGGAGCTTCGCGGCGCTGGCGCTGGGCCTGTGGGCCACGCTCAGCCGGCGGAGCGCCCAGGCCCGGTCTGCAGGGGCGCCGCCGGGCGTGGCCTGGGCGTCCATGGCAGAGACCACGCTGGGCCTGTTTCCGTCGCTGGGCTTTCTGGTGTCGCTGTGGCTGGCGCTGGTGGCCGCGCAGCGCCCGGACGCGCAGGCCAAGGGCGCGATGGTGGGCGCGGTGCTACTGGCGGTGCTGGGCCTGCTGCGCCAGCTGCTGTCCTTTCAGCGCGAGCGGCAGCTGCGCCGGCAGCTGCAGCAGCAGGCCAGCCACGACGCGCTGACCGGCGTGCTGAGCCGCGGCGAGGTGCCCGCGCATCTGGCGCAGGCGATTGCGGCGGCGCAGGCGACCGGCAGCTGCATGGCGGTGCTGTTCATTGACCTGGACCGCTTCAAGCGCATCAACGACGCGTTCGGGCACCGGGTCGGTGACCGGATGCTGGTGGAAGCCGCGGGCCGGCTGGGCCGCTGCATCCGCCCGCACGACAGCGCGGCGCGCATGGGGGGCGACGAGTTCGTGGTGATCCTGAACCGCCTGCGCGACGCTCAGGAGGCGGGACTGGTGGCCCAGCGCATCCTGCACGCGCTGAGCCGCCCGATCACGCTGGACGATCAGGGATTCGCCCTGACCGCCAGCGTGGGCATCGCCGTCTGCCCGGACGACGGCACCCAGGCCGAGACGCTGATGCACCACGCCGACCTGGCGATGTATCAGGCCAAGCACCGGGGCCGCAACACCCATCACTACTACAGCGAGACGCTCCGCACCGACGTGCAGCCGCAGCTGAAGATCGAGGCGCATCTGCTGGGGGCGCTGGAGCGCGGCGAATTCCAGCTGTACTACCAGCCGCTGGTGGACCTGCAGACCGGCGCGGTCCGCTCGCTCGAGGCGCTGCTGCGCTGGCACTCGCCGGCGCTGGGTCCGGTGTCGCCCGCCGACTTCATCCCGCTGGCCGAGGCCTGCGGCCTGATCCGTGAGCTGGGCAGCTGGGTGCTGCGCCAGGCGGCGGTCCAGGTGGGAGTGTGGCGCGCGGCCGGCTACCCGAACCTCAGCGTCGCGGTGAACATCTCGCCGCTGCAGTTCGAGCATCCCGAGTTCATTGCGGAGGTGGCGGCGCTGCTGGACGAGGAACAGCTGCCGGGGCAGGCGCTGACGCTGGAACTCACCGAGGGCACCCTGATTCAGGACCTGCAGGCCACCACCGCCAAGCTGGAGCGGCTGCAGGCGCTGGGCCTGCGCGTGGCGCTGGACGACTTCGGCACCGGCTACAGCAGCCTCAGCTACCTGCGGCGGCTGCGGGTGGACATCCTCAAGATCGACCGCTCGTTTGTGCGCTCGCTGGACAGCGAGGGGCCGGCCTTCGCCGAGATGATCCTGCAGCTGGCCCGCCACCTGGGCGTGCAGACGGTGGCCGAGGGCATCGAGCAGGAGGATCAGCGCGACCTGCTGGCCCGGCTTGGCTGTGACCTGGGGCAGGGCTACCTGTTCGCCCGCCCGCTGCCGGTCAGCGCGCTGGAGGATCTGCTGGCAGCCAGCGCCCAGCCGCGCTGA
- a CDS encoding thioesterase family protein, whose product MRPLPEGHIARLEVQVTDEMTVQFDRLGPLHPVYATYQIARHFEEAGRLLLLPYLEPGEDAVGSALSVEHLASALPGMRVNITATLDSQDGRRLVASLKAVSELGDLIATGHTTQHVMSAQRLQERFAALQGRWAQQRPQEEGTP is encoded by the coding sequence ATGCGGCCACTTCCTGAAGGCCACATCGCCCGGCTGGAGGTGCAGGTGACCGACGAGATGACCGTGCAGTTCGACCGGCTGGGGCCGCTGCACCCGGTGTACGCCACCTACCAGATCGCGCGGCATTTCGAGGAAGCGGGCCGGCTGCTGCTGCTGCCGTACCTGGAGCCGGGCGAGGACGCGGTGGGTTCGGCGCTGAGCGTGGAGCACCTCGCGTCCGCGCTGCCGGGCATGCGGGTGAACATCACCGCCACGCTCGACTCGCAGGACGGGCGCCGGCTGGTGGCCTCGCTTAAGGCCGTCTCCGAGCTGGGCGACCTGATCGCCACCGGACACACCACTCAGCACGTGATGTCGGCCCAGCGGCTGCAGGAACGCTTCGCCGCGTTGCAGGGCCGCTGGGCACAGCAGCGCCCGCAGGAGGAAGGAACACCATGA
- a CDS encoding IS630 family transposase: MSPHLHLSLRPEDRLELIDLTTKGSARARTITRAQILLLADRSQGERRTQTVIAQTLRCSASRVNAVLNRYLEHGLQDALYERPRPGTPPKIDGVTEAHLMVLACSAPPEGRKRWTVRLLADHMVELGHLDSVGRMTVHRSLKQNQIKPWQVKSWCLPKPSAKFVAKMEDVLDVYARPYDPRFPVICFDEASKELRTTPRGGILPTPGQPAREDYESARNGTANLFLAVEPLAGKRSVRVTDRRTNIDFAQELRRLVEVEYRQAEKVVLVTDNLSIHSINALYEAFEPEVARRIARRVEWHYTPEHASWLNVAEIELSALSTQCLGRRIESREALERQIAAWERSRNRQKSRIIWHFRTDDARIKLRRLYPTFQSPEAAPTHKP; this comes from the coding sequence ATGTCACCGCACCTGCACCTCAGCTTGCGTCCTGAAGACCGCTTGGAATTGATTGACCTCACAACGAAGGGGAGCGCCAGGGCCAGAACCATTACCCGAGCGCAGATCTTGTTGCTTGCAGATCGCTCGCAAGGCGAGCGACGCACCCAGACAGTCATTGCTCAGACACTGAGATGTAGCGCCAGCCGGGTCAATGCGGTGTTGAACCGTTACCTTGAGCATGGCCTTCAGGACGCTCTGTATGAGCGTCCTCGCCCTGGGACTCCCCCCAAAATCGATGGGGTCACGGAAGCCCATCTGATGGTGCTGGCGTGCAGCGCCCCTCCAGAGGGGCGAAAACGCTGGACCGTTCGCTTGCTTGCGGATCACATGGTTGAGCTGGGTCACCTCGATTCAGTTGGGCGCATGACGGTCCATCGGTCCTTGAAACAGAATCAGATCAAACCCTGGCAGGTGAAATCGTGGTGTCTTCCCAAACCGAGCGCGAAGTTCGTTGCCAAGATGGAAGACGTGCTCGACGTCTATGCCAGGCCGTATGACCCGAGATTTCCGGTGATTTGTTTTGATGAGGCGAGCAAGGAACTCCGTACAACCCCACGTGGAGGGATCCTACCCACACCGGGTCAGCCGGCGCGGGAGGACTACGAATCCGCGCGGAACGGCACCGCGAATCTCTTTCTGGCCGTCGAGCCGCTGGCAGGAAAAAGGAGCGTGCGCGTCACGGATCGTCGGACGAACATCGACTTTGCCCAGGAACTCCGGCGGTTGGTCGAGGTGGAGTATCGGCAGGCCGAAAAAGTGGTGCTGGTGACCGACAACCTCAGTATTCACAGCATAAACGCACTCTACGAGGCCTTTGAGCCAGAGGTTGCCCGCCGCATAGCGCGCCGGGTTGAGTGGCATTACACGCCAGAACACGCCAGTTGGCTCAACGTTGCCGAGATCGAGCTTTCTGCCCTGTCGACCCAGTGCCTGGGTCGACGCATAGAAAGTAGAGAAGCGTTAGAACGCCAGATTGCCGCCTGGGAACGGTCGCGGAATCGGCAGAAGTCTCGCATCATTTGGCACTTCCGAACCGACGACGCGCGAATCAAACTACGTCGGCTCTATCCAACCTTCCAAAGCCCTGAAGCCGCGCCCACCCACAAACCCTGA
- a CDS encoding dihydrolipoamide acetyltransferase family protein, with translation MTTQSPALQAFTLPSLAESVVEGEILGWLVAEGDTLQEGQSVLEVMTDKVNVELPAPFAGVLRQRLVQAGDVVAVGATLALIEPQTPAQARPEPVAAPAAPVSQPAAEGLKEERSIIESAGAADVDPLLAASVFAGWSLPAAAEVPEPAPASAPRLTPQEPVRSRVLAAPSARQLARERGVDLTQVPGSGPNGTVRRADVAAHLEQQVRAPAGPTPERGSWPPPPPPAYRTPAGYEAQEERTPFRGQRRAISQALLASTLYTAQTHTIEELDCSALIALRGAMRADAEAQGVSLSYLPFFLKAVAVALHDFPALNSSLDEARGEVVRKRFVHLGMAVNAPQGLIVPVLRDVDRKSLLTLARESSDLAERARAGTLQPQELQDATFTVSNIGAVGALVGVPIVNPPASGILSLHSITKRPVAVEQDGEDVVVVRPMMYLTLSFDHRLVDGADAARFNRRVVALLEEPRRLMLSM, from the coding sequence ATGACCACCCAATCGCCCGCACTTCAGGCCTTCACGCTGCCCTCACTGGCCGAATCGGTGGTGGAGGGTGAGATTCTCGGCTGGCTGGTCGCGGAGGGGGACACCCTCCAGGAAGGCCAGAGCGTGCTGGAGGTGATGACCGACAAGGTCAACGTGGAGTTGCCGGCTCCGTTTGCCGGGGTGCTGCGGCAGCGGCTGGTCCAGGCCGGTGACGTGGTGGCGGTGGGGGCGACCCTGGCACTGATCGAGCCGCAGACCCCAGCGCAGGCGCGCCCCGAGCCGGTCGCTGCTCCTGCTGCCCCAGTCTCCCAGCCGGCCGCCGAAGGCCTGAAGGAGGAGCGCTCGATCATCGAGTCGGCGGGCGCGGCGGACGTTGACCCGTTGCTGGCGGCCTCGGTGTTCGCCGGCTGGTCGCTGCCGGCGGCGGCGGAGGTGCCAGAGCCAGCCCCTGCGTCGGCGCCACGGCTGACCCCACAGGAGCCGGTCCGTTCGCGGGTGCTGGCCGCGCCCTCGGCCCGGCAGCTGGCACGCGAGCGGGGCGTGGACCTCACACAGGTGCCGGGCAGCGGGCCCAACGGCACGGTGCGCCGCGCCGACGTGGCCGCCCACCTGGAGCAGCAGGTCCGTGCTCCGGCGGGGCCCACTCCGGAACGCGGCAGCTGGCCGCCGCCCCCACCACCCGCCTACCGCACGCCCGCCGGCTACGAGGCGCAGGAGGAGCGCACCCCGTTCCGGGGCCAGCGCCGGGCCATCAGTCAGGCGCTGCTGGCCAGCACGCTCTACACCGCCCAGACGCACACCATCGAGGAGCTGGACTGCAGCGCCCTGATCGCGCTGCGCGGGGCAATGCGGGCCGACGCCGAGGCGCAGGGCGTCTCACTCTCCTACCTGCCGTTCTTCCTGAAGGCGGTGGCGGTGGCGCTCCACGATTTTCCGGCGCTCAACAGCAGCCTGGACGAGGCCAGGGGCGAGGTGGTCCGCAAGCGCTTCGTGCATCTGGGCATGGCGGTCAACGCGCCGCAGGGCCTGATCGTGCCGGTATTGCGGGACGTGGACCGCAAAAGCCTGCTCACGCTGGCCCGCGAGAGCAGCGACCTCGCGGAGCGTGCCCGCGCCGGCACGCTGCAGCCGCAGGAACTGCAGGACGCCACCTTCACCGTCTCGAACATCGGGGCAGTGGGGGCGCTGGTGGGCGTGCCGATCGTGAACCCGCCGGCCAGCGGCATCCTGTCGCTGCACAGCATCACCAAACGGCCGGTGGCGGTGGAGCAGGACGGCGAAGACGTGGTGGTGGTGCGTCCGATGATGTACCTGACCCTCAGCTTCGATCACCGGCTGGTGGACGGCGCCGACGCCGCGCGCTTCAACCGCCGGGTGGTGGCGCTGCTGGAGGAACCGCGCCGCCTGATGCTCAGCATGTAG
- a CDS encoding alpha-ketoacid dehydrogenase subunit beta, whose product MSAATRPAEPAATRTLTLVQAVQDALAVALEQDERVMVFGEDVGMGGVFRATDGLQARFGEGRVFDTPLSEAGIVGMGIGLALAGERPVAELQFAGFLYPALEQMAVQLGRYRHRSQGRYTVPMVIRAPYGGGIHSPELHSESPEGLVAALPGLKVAIPSTPADAKGLLLAAIEDPDPVVLFESIKLYRSVRGEVPSGRHIVPLGQARVARPGQHCTVLCYGGMVEVCLAAAEAASAAGVEAEVIDLRSLVPLDLATIGESVERTGRVVIVHEAARRMGFGAELAALIAERHLTSLHAPIVRVAGWDAPYPPFTSEEALYRPDARRVALAVRQVMQY is encoded by the coding sequence GTGAGCGCGGCGACGCGGCCGGCCGAGCCGGCGGCCACCCGTACCCTGACGCTGGTGCAGGCGGTGCAGGACGCGCTGGCGGTGGCGCTGGAGCAGGACGAGCGCGTGATGGTGTTCGGGGAGGACGTGGGCATGGGCGGCGTGTTCCGCGCCACCGACGGGCTGCAGGCGCGCTTTGGAGAAGGGCGCGTCTTCGACACCCCGCTCAGCGAGGCGGGCATCGTGGGCATGGGCATCGGGCTGGCGCTGGCAGGCGAGCGTCCGGTGGCCGAGCTGCAGTTCGCAGGGTTCCTGTACCCGGCGCTGGAGCAGATGGCGGTGCAGCTGGGCCGCTACCGCCACCGCAGCCAGGGCCGCTACACGGTACCGATGGTGATTCGCGCGCCGTACGGGGGCGGCATTCACTCGCCGGAGCTGCACTCGGAGAGCCCGGAGGGGCTGGTGGCCGCGCTGCCGGGCCTGAAGGTCGCGATTCCCAGCACCCCCGCCGATGCCAAGGGGCTGCTGCTGGCCGCCATCGAGGACCCGGACCCGGTGGTGCTGTTCGAGAGCATCAAGCTGTACCGCTCGGTGCGCGGCGAAGTGCCGTCCGGGCGCCACATCGTCCCGCTGGGGCAGGCGCGGGTGGCGCGGCCCGGGCAGCACTGCACCGTGCTGTGCTACGGCGGCATGGTGGAGGTGTGCCTGGCGGCGGCCGAGGCGGCCAGCGCGGCGGGGGTGGAGGCGGAAGTCATTGATCTGCGCTCGCTGGTGCCGCTGGACCTGGCCACCATCGGGGAGAGCGTGGAGCGCACCGGCCGGGTGGTGATCGTGCACGAGGCGGCCCGGCGCATGGGCTTCGGCGCGGAGCTGGCGGCCCTGATCGCCGAGCGGCACCTCACGTCGCTGCACGCGCCGATTGTGCGGGTGGCCGGCTGGGACGCGCCGTATCCGCCCTTCACCTCCGAGGAGGCGCTGTACCGCCCGGATGCCCGGCGGGTGGCGCTGGCGGTGCGGCAGGTGATGCAGTACTGA